A window of Coraliomargarita sinensis genomic DNA:
CCGTCCAGGCGACTCCGTCAAAACGGTTTTTCAGGGCATAATAGATCGCGAAATCCTCGAGCCAGTCCGACTCTTCCTTTAAAAAGGCTTCATATTGTTCACGCAGGGGATGCTCCGGAATGAGCTTGGAAAAACCGGTCTGAGCAAGTCGCCCGAGCTTAAGTTTGTTTTGATAGACCTGAGGGTAATCGACCGTATCCCAACAAGGCATACGCAGCGAAGCCAGCTCCTCATCCGTGATCAAACCGATCGCATGAATATGCTCCGGACTCAGCAGCGCCGGGTTCGCCGCAAAGGCCGATAAGCCCTGATACGGTGAATCACCGTAGCCCGCCGGGTTCAGGGGTAAAATCTGCCAGAGACTTTGATGATGCTCCGCCAGAACCTCCAGCCACTGTTGCGTGCAGGGGCCGAAATCGCCAACTCCGTAATCGTTCGGCAACGATGTCGGGTGCAGCAGGAGGCCACAGTCACGATGGAAAAGCTTGGGCATGGTAACTTATTTTTTAACGAAGCCTTACAGGTGAGACACAGGACCTGAAAATAAAGCTTTGAAAATAGTGATGCGAATACAGTTGCTCCTCGCCCGATTCGCTAACCCTAGCTGATTTGACAGTTGAACGATGACCCTGCGGATCACGTGACTTGGGAAAACGGAGCGCGGACATTCCTGTCCGTGTAATACGAACTTGTGAAAGGTAAGGCCCGATTGGTCGGCACGTGTGGCATTTCGACCTTGCTGGCGCAACGTCAAAGAGGATTGATAATAAAGACAAAAAAGAGCCGGACAGAAATGTCCGGCCTCAGATAAAAGTATGAGACGTGCAGTTTCTAAAACCGACGCCGCAAACATATCATGGCCAAGAGTCCACCGAGGAGAGCCAGAGTACTGGGTTCGGGCACTTGAGTTACGGACAGGTTGTTGAAATAAAGATTATTCTGCGCATCACCACTATCAGTCCCGCTGTTGTAGAGCTCTATATTATCCAATGCACCGCTAATACCGGTGACGGTACCTGAAAATAAAACGTCTTGCGTGCCCTGACTGGAAGTACGGCTTACTTCATAAGAAAGCGAATTCGCGGAAATCACGGTTATCACCGCCTGAAGCAAAGCGTCACCGCCATAGTCGTAAACTGCCGTTGAAGGATTATTGGTGAATGCAGTGTTCACTTGAGCGCCACCGCCGACGTTCAGACCAAAGGCAGTCGTACCACCCGTCCTGAGATTGAAACCTTTGTTACCGTTATCAAAGTTGACTCCCAAATTGATCGTAAATTGATCATTGACGGAAAGAGCGGATGTAAAGGAGCGGTTGGCCGTGGCAAATGCAGATCCGGGATTGGCGTAGATCCCGAAAGATTCACCGCCGGTGTTGATGTCAGCGGCCCCGTCAGTTGAATCTCCTATAAAATAGCCAGCGAAAACATCAGTCCCGTTGTTATTATTATTCGTGAGGTCCCAGGCACCGAAACCGGTACCGCCATTGTCTCCGTTTTGCCAACCGTCATCATAGGCGGCGTTGGAAGCAATATCGGCAATCTGTGCAGTGACGCCCGTGACGAGCGCCAGAGAAGCAAGTGTTAGGAGTGTTTTTTTCATGGGATAAAAAGAAGAACATAATCAACCTAACCATCTTACCTTCAAACGGAAACCATCGGATAGTAGACAGTTGAATCATGCGCACAACAGAAACGGAAGTGACTTCGAATTTCAATTGAACTGTTGAATTTAAAAACGATTTAAATCGCGACTCGGTGATTATTTATTGGTCACGTTTTCGACCCCCCCCCCCCATGCACTTATCTAAATTCCTCATGATCTCGCGCATTACCTCATTCAATATAGTTAGCCTAGCTTTAGTTAGTATTAGTTCTCTCTTAATCGCTAGCACTGCCCAGTCACAAATTTCCGCGTTTAACGTGAATGCTGATGCAGATGGCTTCACCGGTTGGACCGAGCAAAACACTTCAGGCACAGCCAGCCAAAATGGTCGTTTCATAGGCTCGTCTGGGACTGGGCTCGATGTGAACGGGGACGCTTGGGGATTGTATGCAAACAGCAATCAAACAGCAGCGAATGTATATACCTTTGGTGGTTCGCTTGGTGTCGGGGAAACTGTTTCCATTGATATATCGCTTGGATTTATCGACACTGGAGGCACTGTAGGTTTTGGCTTACAAAACAGTTCCGGAACGAACCGTTTAGAGACCTACTATATTGGAGGTTCTACAGACTCCTGGAAAATTAACGATGCTGGAGGACAGGAAGACATTACCGGGCCTTCCACAAGCTTTGTTAATTCAAGCTGGTCGAATAATAATTTTCTCGAGTTCCAGTTTACCCAACTTGCCAGTAACGAATATGCCCTTTCCATTGGCGGGTCAGCCATTACGAACTCCAACCTGACATTGGCTGCTTCTGACATTAGCCAAATTCGCATATTCAACTTCAATGCCGGTAGCAACGGGGTTGGAGGACATGACCAATATTTTAATTCACTTGAGGTCGTGCCTGAGCCGAGCAGCTTCGCGCTCATCGCTGGCTTCCTTGGTTTTATCTACATAGCTGTGCGTCGACGCGGCGTCTGAGCGTTCTGACAATTTACTCTAAAAGCCGTTGGAGAAATCCAACGGCTTTTTTATTTTCCACTCACCTACAGCTTCACACTCCCCCCATCGATCCAGACGCTTTCGATCTGAACCACCTTGGGAAATTGCTGGGAACCATATTCATTCTTTTGTAATTGTCCGACCACGAGGTCGACACCGGCACTGCCCACCACGCGGTTGTTTTGGCGCATCCCGGCGAGATGGCTGATGCCGTCGTGCCAATCGAGATGGATCACGCCCAAGTCATCCGGGATGCGTATCCCCTCCTCGATCAAGGCATCATAGACCTCGACCTTGTTGGTGATAACCACATCCGGCTTGAGCTTCTGAATACGGGCCGTGGCCTTGCCCGGTGTATTTAAATCGAAGGGCACAAAATCCAAGCGGTTTTTCACCGGGAGGCTGCGGGCCCCACTGTAAAACCCGGCACTGAACTTATCCTCCAGCAGCGCATCGTCGGCGGACGGCACAACCAATAAGGGACGTCGATAGCCCAACTCAATTGCTTTGAGCGCCGCATTACGTGACGTAAGATATTGGTCATTGGAAGCGCAGTTCAGATCGTTTTTCAGGTGGGTTACCCCCACCACGGCGCAGGCAAAGTCATACCAGAATTTCACGTAGCCTTCACCAATCGTATCCGGGCTCAGGGCCGCAATCAAAACCAGACCACGGATCCCCCGCGTCTCCACGATTTGTCGCAAACGTTCGGGGCGCATGTCGGGTTGCTGCAGCCAAAATTCCTCCACCCCGTAGCCGAGTTCTTCAGCACGCCGCAAAGCCCCCTCGCGCAAACGGCGGAAAGTATGATTCTGCGTGAGGTCTTTCAGGGGAGAACAGTTGATCAATCCCAGATTCGCTTGGAAGGAAGGTTGCCGACCGGCCCGCAACTGCGTCATCAGGGAGTCCACCACCGGATTGCGGCGATAGCCCAAGTCCTGAGCCGTCTTTTGGATACGCAAACGGGTTGCCTCCGAGATACGCGGATCGTTGCGCAGGGCGAGTGACACAGCTGACTTGCTGACACCGGCGGCGTCGGCAATTTGCTGCATATTGGGGCGGCGATCAGGGGTATTGGCCATTTAAACAGTTGAACAATACGCCGGATATTGAGCAAGCGAAGCAATTATTCAACAGTTCAATCATACTGAAACTTTCAAATCATCTGGAATGAAGTCCAATACCAGGCGCTCAAACACTTGTGTTGCGACACCTGAGTAAACTGTTGAACCACGCTCAGAGTTTCGCGGTGAGGAAATTAGACTAGGCTCACTTTCAATTTAATTCATTAAGCCTATACTTTTAGGTATATTCCCCGATGTCTCCCCTTTTTAGAATGTTTCGCAAGCTACTGCTTTTTTCGGGCTTATGCGGCCTAAGCCTCGCTACCAGCTATCAGCTCAAAGCCGAGGCTATGCTGCAGTATTTCAATACCGACTGGGCGGAAATCACCCGTAAAATGCCGGAACTGGCGGAGGCGGGTTACTCCTCGCTCTGGCTGCCGCCCCCCACGAAAGGCAGCGGTGGCCTTTCCGTAGGTTATGACCTCTGGGACCCATTCGATTTGGGCAGTAAAGATCAACGCAACACCGTGCGTACACGCTATGGCACCGAGGCAGAACTGCTTGATCTCGTCAAAACAGCGCACCGTTTCGGCATCCGCGTCTACTTCGACAATATCATGAACCACCGGGCCTTCGATATTCCGGGGTTCAATGAAAATACTCCCATCGACATTTATCCCGGCATGGTGCCGGAGGACTTCCACCTGCGGACGACACAGGAGGGCTTTTACCGCAAATGGGATAACACCCGCGACTGGAACAGTGCCTGGCAAGTGCAGAACCTCGGCCTGGCCGACCTCATCGATATTGCCCAGGAACCCGGCACCACAAACTTCAATTTCGGACCGAGCGAAGGATCGACTCACCCCAAAATCAAATTAATCCGCGACCTGGACCGCCCGGAGCAATATCACTTTGATAAGGACTACAATTACATCGGGTTTGGCGGCCTGCTTGATCTCGCCCGCGCCCCGGAGAACCTCGGGGCCGGCGCCTCTGATGCCGCTGCCAAGGCCTGGGCGCAGCAATACCTCCAGGACAATGCTTCCGTCTATGAAGAATACGTTCAGGACTATCTCAACCGTGCGGCCCGCTGGCTCATGGACCGCACCAAAGCCGACGGCTTGCGACTCGACGCGGTCAAGCACATCCGGGCGGATTTCTTCGGCGCCACCTTCGGTGAGAACAAGGATTTGGACGGTTACGGCTACCTCGGACAGGTTCAGGAACAATTTAACAAGACCCGCGGTTTTTCCGACCTCAATCACCGCGACACTGTCTTTGATACCGAGAAGCCCCGCGACGATGCCATGGTCTTCGGCGAACACTTGGGTGAGCCTCCCGGGTATGGCCCCTACTTCGACTCCGGCATGCGGCTGGTGGACAATCCACTGCGTCAGCAATTCAATGATCGTCTGGGCAGCCCATGGAACGGGCTGAACGGTTTCGACAGCCCCGGCGCAGGCGGCTTCGCGCCGGAGCTGACCGTGATGCATGCGCAGAGCCACGACAACGACTATGCCGCCCGGCGCGAGCTTCAGCATGCCATGTATTTTACCCGGGCCGGTATCGGCCTGCTTTACACCGACGGCAATTATCAGGCGGAAACACTCGGTGAATCCGGCGGGGCCTTCCCCCGTCATGCCAACACGTCCTTTCTCGGTCAGTGGGACGACCCGCGCGTCCCCAACCTGCTGCACATCCACGAACAATTTGCCCGCGGCTACCAACAGGGCAAATGGTCGGACGGCGACATCGTCGTTTATGAACGGATTGATAAGCGGGAGGAGAATGGCAACATGGATGATGCCAACGGGGTGACCATGCTCTTCATGCTCAATGACAATTATTCGGCGGGACAAAGCACCCACACGAGCACCGGACGGAACATCACAACGAGTTTCCCCTCCGTCCCTGGCGGTTCTGACGCCTACCTCTACCAGTACGCGCGCGGTGTCGAAGGCAGCAGTCAAGTCGGCTTCTATAAGTGGGCCTCCGACATAGTCGGTAACGGCGATGCCCAGAACGCACTGATCATTCCTCCCGGACAGTATTTCATTTTCTCCTGGAAAAACCCGGACCCCTCGGACTTGTGGGCGAATGCCGGAGGTCGCCCGATCACGATCTATGAGAACGGCGATGAAGTGGACACGGTTGATGTGTTGCGTCGCGACGGCCCCAATGGTGATGCCGATTTTTTTGGTGATACGCTGCCCGACGAAGGCCGCCCGATTATCAGCAACGAAGAATCGGACGACTTCGCTTACACCGCATCGCTGCCGCGTGTGACGGACGGGACCGACCTGAGCTTCGTGGCCCGGGTCGACGGTTCTGCTGAAAACGTTCTCTTCCGTCTGGACGGAGGGATCGACCTCAACGGCACAAAGCCTGCCTCCACCAACGTTGACCTGCCCAACGAAGATCCGGTCAACCGCGACAATCCCCCCGCGCTCTCCTGGGATATGTTCCTCGGCTACGAACAACCCACCTTTGTGCATCGGATCCACCCCGAACTATTCGCCGCAGCCGAAACCGGCGCTCGCGACACCACCGGTTCTACCGGCGCAGAGACATTTACCAGAATCATCGGCGACGTGGATTTTACCATCAATCAGGGGAGTGGCACGCGCTTCATTGATGGCGATACCGCTCAATTTCTCTACCACGATCCGGAAGTCGCCGTCACCGGCGACGCCGGCGTTTCCGACAACATGTACGAAAACGACGGCAGCAACATCACCTTGTGGGCCAAGACCAATTCAGTCGGCGGCGGCTACCTCATGCATGTTTACTACACCACGGACGGCAGCTTTCCTGAAGGTGCCGGCGGTGAAGGCCTGGGGAGCACACAGGTCGCTTCCATGAACTTCCAGCACAATGATGACGGTGGCGACACCGACTGGTGGCTGTCCGCGACAATCCCCTCGCCTGCCAACGGCGAAACCTTTCGCTACAAGATCGGGATATACAAGGAAGGCGCGCCAAGTTGGTTCCCCGCCAGCCCTGGTGCCGTCGAACGCAAATCAAAGATGCTCTCGCAATATGAAATCGACGGTTTCGACGCAACTTCGGTGGAATACTTCCCGCATTACGATTACGCAAAGGATCCTAATGACAACTTACTGACCACAACCGGTCTTGAAGAAGGCTTTCACATCATCAGCGCCCGCGCTTTTCTCAAGCGCGACGGCCAGGCCTCCATCTACAATACCTTTAAGCAAACCTTCTACTACGACACGGAGCGGCCGCAGGGCGAAATACCTTTCCCGGAAAATGACGGGGACAGCGTAGGCGGTTCGAGCTACGGAGTCGTCGTACGCACAGACGCCACCGTCGATGAAGTCTGGTACCGAATCGAAGACTCCGATACAACCAATGATGACAGCGAAACCGGCGCACGTAACGGCAACGGGGTCGGCTTCGAGCCCTTCACCGACTCTAATCAAAACGGCGTGCACGACCCGGCTGAACCCTACGAGGACCTGAACGAAAACGGGAGCTACGATGCGGTCCTCACCGAGAACTGGGTTCGCGCGACCGAACGTACGCCGAACTTATCAGTCGAACCTTCTGACCCTTCTTATCGCAAAGAATGGCGCTTTGATTACGTTAATATTCCCGCATCCACCTTTGGCAGTGCCGATATCAAGGTCCGTCTCCGCGAAGTTTCGTCCGCGGAATACAAGGACTTCACCCTGAATGATAACGACGGCCATTTCACCACCCTGACCCGCAACGTCAATGTCGACGGCCCCGACGAGCGTGTCTTCGTCGCCTTCCCGGCACAGGACCGGGAGATCGTGGGCGACGACTACGACATGAAGGTCTACTTCAGTAAGTCGCTGGCCGACGGCCTCAGCGAACAGGAATTGATCGATCGCTTCCTTATCCGGATCGGCTCCACTGAAAGTGGAGACCCCGGCCAGGCGCAAAGCCGTGAGATGTACGAGATCAATTACGACGAAACCGACACCTACCACGCGCTGGTCTTCAATTTCCCCAACCTTTACAACGATGTGCCGGATTACGATCATCTGGTCACAGTCACCTTGGATCAACCACCGGGTGAACCGGACTTCGTGAGCACACGCATCGTTCGTGCCTTACCGGTCACCACACCCCGTGTCTTGATTGTCAATCCACCCGAACTCGGTTCGGACGGTCGCCCCTTTGAAATCATCCTGCCCGACATCCCCTCACCCGCCCCCGAGGACCGGCAATTTACCATTCAAGTCGCGACGAACACCGACGCGACGGACGTCACATTAAATTTCGTCAATCTTCGGAGCTCCAATATCGGCACGCCGGAAACCTCCATTTCCGGCAGCAGCAAGTTGTGGGATTTCCCCTGGTCCGGAATTACCGAAGGTAGTTACAACTTCACCGCCACCGTAACCGCTCCTGGTGGGAGCGCTTCGGCGACACGCAGAACGACCGTAATCTTCCGCGAAACTGTCGAGGAGGATAATGACGATACCGACGACGATGACGACGGCCTCCTCGACGGTGACGAAAACACGCCGCAGGAACTCCCGGAGGTCAACTCCGACCAATGGACGAACGGCGACATCCACACCTACTTTGCGTTTGGCGAATCCAACCCCACATCTCCCGATACAGACGGTGACGGCCTGCCCGACGGACTGGAAGTCGGCTGGCGTGAGACCACGACAGCGGATACCGACACGGCAGCGGACAGCGATGGAGACGGTTTCTTTAACTTTATCGGCGACCTCGACCCGCCCTTCTACAACACACTGGATAACCTGGGAAGTGTTCCGGGGATCAACAACGCCTCCGAAGGCGGTGACCGCACGCGTCTGGTGCGCGGTTCTGTCACCGATCCGACCAACCCGGATACGGATAATGACGGCATCCCCGACGGGATCGAAGACACCAACCGCAACGGCTGGGT
This region includes:
- a CDS encoding PEP-CTERM sorting domain-containing protein, which gives rise to MKKTLLTLASLALVTGVTAQIADIASNAAYDDGWQNGDNGGTGFGAWDLTNNNNNGTDVFAGYFIGDSTDGAADINTGGESFGIYANPGSAFATANRSFTSALSVNDQFTINLGVNFDNGNKGFNLRTGGTTAFGLNVGGGAQVNTAFTNNPSTAVYDYGGDALLQAVITVISANSLSYEVSRTSSQGTQDVLFSGTVTGISGALDNIELYNSGTDSGDAQNNLYFNNLSVTQVPEPSTLALLGGLLAMICLRRRF
- a CDS encoding LacI family DNA-binding transcriptional regulator translates to MANTPDRRPNMQQIADAAGVSKSAVSLALRNDPRISEATRLRIQKTAQDLGYRRNPVVDSLMTQLRAGRQPSFQANLGLINCSPLKDLTQNHTFRRLREGALRRAEELGYGVEEFWLQQPDMRPERLRQIVETRGIRGLVLIAALSPDTIGEGYVKFWYDFACAVVGVTHLKNDLNCASNDQYLTSRNAALKAIELGYRRPLLVVPSADDALLEDKFSAGFYSGARSLPVKNRLDFVPFDLNTPGKATARIQKLKPDVVITNKVEVYDALIEEGIRIPDDLGVIHLDWHDGISHLAGMRQNNRVVGSAGVDLVVGQLQKNEYGSQQFPKVVQIESVWIDGGSVKL
- a CDS encoding PEP-CTERM sorting domain-containing protein — translated: MNADADGFTGWTEQNTSGTASQNGRFIGSSGTGLDVNGDAWGLYANSNQTAANVYTFGGSLGVGETVSIDISLGFIDTGGTVGFGLQNSSGTNRLETYYIGGSTDSWKINDAGGQEDITGPSTSFVNSSWSNNNFLEFQFTQLASNEYALSIGGSAITNSNLTLAASDISQIRIFNFNAGSNGVGGHDQYFNSLEVVPEPSSFALIAGFLGFIYIAVRRRGV
- a CDS encoding alpha-amylase family glycosyl hydrolase, which codes for MFRKLLLFSGLCGLSLATSYQLKAEAMLQYFNTDWAEITRKMPELAEAGYSSLWLPPPTKGSGGLSVGYDLWDPFDLGSKDQRNTVRTRYGTEAELLDLVKTAHRFGIRVYFDNIMNHRAFDIPGFNENTPIDIYPGMVPEDFHLRTTQEGFYRKWDNTRDWNSAWQVQNLGLADLIDIAQEPGTTNFNFGPSEGSTHPKIKLIRDLDRPEQYHFDKDYNYIGFGGLLDLARAPENLGAGASDAAAKAWAQQYLQDNASVYEEYVQDYLNRAARWLMDRTKADGLRLDAVKHIRADFFGATFGENKDLDGYGYLGQVQEQFNKTRGFSDLNHRDTVFDTEKPRDDAMVFGEHLGEPPGYGPYFDSGMRLVDNPLRQQFNDRLGSPWNGLNGFDSPGAGGFAPELTVMHAQSHDNDYAARRELQHAMYFTRAGIGLLYTDGNYQAETLGESGGAFPRHANTSFLGQWDDPRVPNLLHIHEQFARGYQQGKWSDGDIVVYERIDKREENGNMDDANGVTMLFMLNDNYSAGQSTHTSTGRNITTSFPSVPGGSDAYLYQYARGVEGSSQVGFYKWASDIVGNGDAQNALIIPPGQYFIFSWKNPDPSDLWANAGGRPITIYENGDEVDTVDVLRRDGPNGDADFFGDTLPDEGRPIISNEESDDFAYTASLPRVTDGTDLSFVARVDGSAENVLFRLDGGIDLNGTKPASTNVDLPNEDPVNRDNPPALSWDMFLGYEQPTFVHRIHPELFAAAETGARDTTGSTGAETFTRIIGDVDFTINQGSGTRFIDGDTAQFLYHDPEVAVTGDAGVSDNMYENDGSNITLWAKTNSVGGGYLMHVYYTTDGSFPEGAGGEGLGSTQVASMNFQHNDDGGDTDWWLSATIPSPANGETFRYKIGIYKEGAPSWFPASPGAVERKSKMLSQYEIDGFDATSVEYFPHYDYAKDPNDNLLTTTGLEEGFHIISARAFLKRDGQASIYNTFKQTFYYDTERPQGEIPFPENDGDSVGGSSYGVVVRTDATVDEVWYRIEDSDTTNDDSETGARNGNGVGFEPFTDSNQNGVHDPAEPYEDLNENGSYDAVLTENWVRATERTPNLSVEPSDPSYRKEWRFDYVNIPASTFGSADIKVRLREVSSAEYKDFTLNDNDGHFTTLTRNVNVDGPDERVFVAFPAQDREIVGDDYDMKVYFSKSLADGLSEQELIDRFLIRIGSTESGDPGQAQSREMYEINYDETDTYHALVFNFPNLYNDVPDYDHLVTVTLDQPPGEPDFVSTRIVRALPVTTPRVLIVNPPELGSDGRPFEIILPDIPSPAPEDRQFTIQVATNTDATDVTLNFVNLRSSNIGTPETSISGSSKLWDFPWSGITEGSYNFTATVTAPGGSASATRRTTVIFRETVEEDNDDTDDDDDGLLDGDENTPQELPEVNSDQWTNGDIHTYFAFGESNPTSPDTDGDGLPDGLEVGWRETTTADTDTAADSDGDGFFNFIGDLDPPFYNTLDNLGSVPGINNASEGGDRTRLVRGSVTDPTNPDTDNDGIPDGIEDTNRNGWVDGDGETLPTDFNPYLERDWPNGVIDPSETWTETDPNNRDTDGDGASDGYGEDKNFDGIIAGDTNANRVYDTGEEWSETDPLNSDTDGDGMPDGWEVNNGLDPLVSDGESLRTAVAGDGDPDNGATGDPDNDGFTNLQELVNGTRPLEDNTVPPPPANSIIIGPGANETVGNAENLNEFTDWTIDDLLVLDEYDGNGTNNQGSDIYKAYDGFDSSRDIVAFYFRDGGGDGKLYFRIDFHDLRPFAEEGNLDAYVVIDTGNTDIGESALPDEVDTRTEMKWEAIVALYETSSGAVYIDTAPGENTTVIGEDLFAKGVVRRDQASVNGFDKAYYNADLDAVEYSISRQALLDAGWNGDAESLNFQVFTTRDGTQNSPTPGAGDIGGRSDIRDTIYDDFLASAYFRDQSNIAGDKSVLRSWFSRSGSNDRGKRAKVAMLTHDNQAILPASDMHGRINDGAGAGYFRLIDAHESFDVPVNLHITPTLASALQWAAVDPAVNRPWRDGPTLNGRISGLLLSDNAMLFGTTFAGQVTPYASQSFTADSIAMADDVLSDIYSTPPSQNIFWPAERVLDDATLGDIANMGFTYAMADQMRHHFSWFGRTSALGEGGYRINQVNGIGLLPIHDFASGFLFQTEDNGLNIPLRELLSRRARSETQDQLLSLLADWGSFSTKAQADAYDTNLRWLANRPWIEIVSLEDVISGDVDLSEPADSTGDDWGVVDRGTGQTLEKTAKDYIDYATQGNYDNWYYGQPGREEGLFDKVFDIRSGISLPDNFGEIGSTGIADDAWTDVGTIASDVSGQGRLGRSTAHAAMFVTAFHDQPTADLRKFSTGDYINPDSGFNSLANFSKRAQAQMRFASIYQRVDVWSAAPPLTATAVQEDVDLDGEVEYLLYNETSFAVFEAIGGRCVAAFARKPSTGEVYQIIGTQPAYAGSANEEEGIANVVNGKPGSHRTSAFKDWFADGPGGGTSQYVNAVYTVTAAGANGWMFTAPGGHIVKTVTLPDDRSVLTGDYSLSGDVNKLYVRFGLSPDLWNLIRRGQYDLDNLEVDMGKRSLWLINRGEGDPVTASVSYDANAQYVASATDDEPGTTEWDALNMRNQALVHQTELTNAEGQSTFQISLALETSDSDNDNDGLPNWWERDAGLDLESELGDDGSTGNPDGDPYDNYDEYVLGLNPEVPEYDGLPRGTIAPTETGGFTVTFPLLAGRTYRVWYVDDLSEAWQPAGPAFTALADNPGYVWTDDGSATDPNPDEVQNRFYYIEITR